The following are encoded in a window of Sebastes umbrosus isolate fSebUmb1 chromosome 7, fSebUmb1.pri, whole genome shotgun sequence genomic DNA:
- the sbds gene encoding ribosome maturation protein SBDS codes for MSIFTPTNQIRLTNVAVVRMKKGGKRFEIACYKNKVMSWRTGAEKDLDEVLQTHSVFVNVSKGQVAKKDDMTTCFGTDDLTEICKQILSKGELQVSDKERQSQLETSFRDIATIVAEKCVNPETKRPYTVNLIERAMKDIHYSVKANKSTKQQALEVIRQLKESMEIQRAHMRLRLVLPAKEAKKLKEKLKPLLQVVESEDFVEELEMVCLVDPGCFREIDELIRCETKGRGSLEVLSLKDVEEGDEKF; via the exons ATGTCCATATTTACACCAACAAATCAGATCCGGCTGACCAACGTGGCGGTGGTGAGGATGAAGAAAGGAGGCAAGAGGTTTGAAATCGCCTGTTACAAGAACAAAGTGATGAGCTGGAGGACAGGAGC AGAGAAAGACCTGGACGAGGTCCTGCAGACACACTCAGTCTTTGTCAATGTGTCCAAAGGTCAGGTGGCTAAGAAGGATGACATGACCACTTGTTTTGGGACAGATGATCTGACAGAAATCTGCAAACAA ATCCTGTCCAAAGGAGAGCTCCAAGTGTCCGACAAGGAAAGGCAGTCCCAGCTGGAGACGAGTTTTAGGGACATTGCGACTATTGTGGCGGAGAAGTGTGTCAACCCGGAGACCAAGAGGCCGTATACGGTCAATCTCATCGAGCGGGCGATGAAGGACATCCACTACTCTGTCAAGGCCAACAAGAGCACCAAACAGCAG GCTCTGGAAGTGATCCGGCAGCTGAAGGAGTCCATGGAGATCCAGAGAGCCCACATGAGGCTGCGATTGGTGCTGCCAGCCAAGGAGGCCAAGAAGCTGAAGGAGAAGCTGAAACCGCTCCTGCAGGTCGTGGAGAGTGAAGACTTTGTAGAGGAGCTGGAaatg GTGTGTCTGGTGGATCCCGGCTGCTTCAGGGAGATCGATGAGCTGATCCGCTGTGAGACTAAAGGCAGAGGTTCTCTGGAGGTTCTCAGTCTGAAGGatgtggaggagggagatgagaaATTCTAG
- the cldnj gene encoding claudin j: MAVQELGISLSMIGVAGTILICALPMWKVTAFIGTHLVVMQVFWEGLWMTCVSEYTGQLQCKLYDALLDLSPDLQAARGLICISLVLGCLGFLIFLLGARCTNCLSHPRIKARVVLSSGAIFCLAALTTVVAVSWTANSIVRDFHNPRVPEVLKRELGAAIYIGFVTSGLLFIGGAILCTSCPPQRARFPSSRYTLARTPTHSSYAIKNYV, from the coding sequence ATGGCGGTGCAGGAGCTGGGAATCAGCTTGTCCATGATAGGCGTCGCCGGCACCATCCTGATCTGCGCTCTGCCCATGTGGAAGGTGACGGCGTTCATCGGCACCCACCTGGTGGTCATGCAGGTGTTCTGGGAAGGTCTGTGGATGACGTGTGTCAGCGAGTACACAGGTCAGCTGCAGTGTAAGCTCTATGACGCCCTGCTGGACCTGTCGCCAGACCTCCAGGCGGCCCGCGGCCTCATCTGCATCAGCCTGGTGCTGGGATGCTTGGGattcctcatcttcctcctggGAGCGCGCTGCACCAACTGCCTGAGCCACCCGAGGATCAAGGCTCGGGTGGTGCTGAGCTCCGGGGCCATCTTCTGCCTGGCGGCCCTCACCACCGTGGTCGCCGTTTCCTGGACGGCCAACTCCATCGTCAGGGACTTCCACAACCCACGCGTCCCCGAGGTGCTGAAGAGGGAGCTCGGCGCAGCCATATATATCGGCTTTGTGACATCTGGGCTGCTGTTCATTGGGGGAGCCATTCTGTGCACAAGCTGCCCACCACAGAGGGCCAGGTTCCCCTCCAGTAGGTACACACTGGCCAGGACACCCACACACAGCAGCTACGCCATCAAGAACTATGTGTGA
- the LOC119491827 gene encoding claudin-4-like: protein MEWQLELAALGLALTGWLCAILTRCLALWKVSGTVDNTTATMPAYWDGVWLEWDHWDLAHDGSLHCSFYQSLMSLSGSFRTWRALIMSAIGAGAFAVVIGAVGAVWFPKRGQVKVFSGALFVLSGILMLVPTAWTCHHTSQPLGGAVLLRRDWGPALYLGWISFALMLAGGVYLTTRCPTGEREVFLPGEGRYPRQEEEASHPLSRINRTTFTNSQYERGSVVT, encoded by the coding sequence ATGGAGTGGCAGCTGGAGCTCGCCGCTCTCGGTCTGGCCCTCACAGGGTGGCTTTGTGCCATTCTGACACGCTGCCTGGCCCTGTGGAAGGTGAGCGGCACCGTGGACAACACCACGGCTACTATGCCTGCATACTGGGACGGGGTGTGGCTGGAATGGGATCACTGGGATTTGGCCCACGATGGCAGCTTGCACTGCTCCTTCTACCAGTCTCTCATGTCTCTGTCTGGGAGCTTTCGGACGTGGAGAGCCCTCATCATGTCAGCCATCGGAGCCGGGGCTTTTGCTGTGGTGATTGGAGCGGTGGGGGCGGTGTGGTTCCCTAAGCGTGGCCAGGTCAAAGTGTTTTCTGGTGCTCTCTTTGTTTTGTCTGGAATCCTGATGCTGGTTCCCACAGCCTGGACATGCCACCACACCAGTCAGCCACTGGGGGGGGCTGTGTTGCTGAGAAGAGACTGGGGACCTGCACTGTACCTCGGATGGATCTCCTTTGCGTTGATGCTGGCCGGTGGGGTGTATCTCACCACCAGATGCCCCACTGGTGAGAGAGAGGTGTTTCTGCCTGGAGAGGGAAGGTACCcgaggcaggaggaggaggctagTCATCCTCTGAGCCGGATCAACAGGACTACGTTCACAAACAGCCAGTATGAACGCGGATCAGTGGTTACCTGA